Proteins from one Desulfonema limicola genomic window:
- a CDS encoding ATP-binding protein, with translation MFNLAENKEQWKRLVYSLEKRDRSTLIFITFDHDDIKSDLSEKLLKHFPQYRFHDLYLSSQQVKSLSRAFNENLPESILNSDPAEYIVNVFGLEHSINFIEKNNKLEASPLISELNYEREILFRKYPFITIIWSDSSIVDKLKKEANDFWDWVSYHFDFKGNDKDRIEFVEDMQPVSRLKECPPEKMQRIQNLEAKLKNLENVSTERDVREKLNTVKLLAREYKELRDYENLIFYLQKALALSQNIQVSEYDKADILFQLGYAYFAIKDYDSAMKKYLAVLDIYEKIGNEKNGDLLFQMGIIYEKQGAWEHALTSFNIAIKIFEKDEDDDSLGKVYHQIGNIHESQRQWKDSLINYRKASTFYKKTGNDENDGEISERIATVLKKQKVTNPYNNKSMLPHDSDMFFGRRAELNRIENMLDSDNPQSVSIVGERRIGKSSIANRIYHRFKDSENTLAVFMDCDGLAEDCKTKEDFFGLLNEKFSEAVEAGQGVEIDLNLDKELFKDYPGFKSFVNKQAKKGIRFLIFIDEFEKLSAMGFADDSFFSNLRFLANKPDFRLAFVTVSQKRLKDLTHKSVISSGFWNIFGDVIIGLLEDDALIDLRVKGFQESGFVVEEQDFNIIDFYGGAFPFFNQIVCSHMFFAKASWEKLNVNQIKFELNYHYKDLWEKRTRDEQKVLKKLVDEEKADEYLLTELQVRGLLKQTGEYYYPFSKFFSYLIEKVFKEKPGVTPDDVINGLKKFQEGNGVAIKIFKDGKEFFSGEDKKKEDKK, from the coding sequence ATGTTTAACCTTGCTGAAAACAAAGAACAGTGGAAACGGCTGGTTTATTCCCTGGAAAAAAGGGATAGGTCAACATTGATTTTCATTACCTTTGACCATGATGATATAAAAAGTGACCTTTCTGAAAAACTGCTCAAGCATTTTCCTCAGTACCGGTTTCATGATCTTTATCTTTCGTCTCAGCAAGTTAAATCTCTCAGCCGTGCTTTTAATGAAAATCTTCCTGAATCAATTCTCAATTCTGACCCGGCAGAATATATTGTAAATGTATTTGGTCTGGAACATAGTATTAATTTTATAGAAAAAAATAATAAGCTTGAAGCCAGCCCTTTGATTTCAGAGCTTAATTATGAAAGAGAAATCCTTTTCCGAAAATATCCTTTTATCACAATTATATGGTCGGATTCATCCATTGTTGATAAATTAAAAAAAGAAGCAAATGATTTCTGGGACTGGGTATCGTATCATTTTGATTTTAAAGGTAATGATAAGGACAGGATTGAATTTGTGGAGGATATGCAGCCTGTATCAAGATTGAAAGAATGCCCGCCTGAAAAAATGCAGCGTATCCAAAATCTGGAAGCAAAATTAAAAAATCTGGAAAATGTTTCAACAGAAAGAGATGTCAGGGAAAAGCTGAATACTGTAAAGCTGCTGGCACGGGAATATAAAGAATTAAGAGATTATGAAAATTTAATTTTTTATTTGCAAAAAGCTCTTGCTCTAAGCCAAAATATACAGGTGTCAGAATATGATAAAGCAGATATTCTTTTTCAACTAGGTTATGCTTATTTTGCAATCAAAGATTATGATTCTGCTATGAAAAAATATCTTGCTGTTCTTGATATTTATGAAAAAATTGGGAATGAAAAAAATGGTGATCTTCTTTTTCAAATGGGAATTATTTATGAAAAACAAGGTGCCTGGGAACACGCGCTGACATCTTTTAACATTGCTATAAAAATATTTGAGAAAGACGAAGATGATGATTCGTTAGGAAAGGTGTATCATCAAATTGGAAACATACATGAATCTCAACGACAATGGAAAGATTCGCTGATTAATTATAGAAAAGCTTCAACATTTTATAAAAAGACGGGAAATGATGAAAACGATGGTGAAATCAGTGAGCGAATAGCAACGGTTTTGAAAAAACAAAAAGTGACAAACCCCTACAACAACAAAAGTATGCTCCCCCATGATTCTGATATGTTTTTTGGCCGCAGGGCAGAGTTGAACCGTATTGAAAACATGCTGGATTCTGATAATCCCCAGAGTGTTTCCATTGTTGGTGAACGGCGCATTGGCAAGTCTTCTATTGCCAACCGGATTTATCACCGGTTTAAGGATTCGGAAAATACCCTGGCTGTTTTTATGGATTGTGACGGGCTGGCTGAGGACTGCAAGACCAAGGAAGATTTTTTCGGGCTGCTTAATGAAAAGTTTTCTGAGGCTGTTGAAGCAGGGCAGGGCGTTGAGATTGATCTGAATTTGGATAAGGAATTGTTTAAGGATTATCCAGGATTCAAGAGCTTTGTTAATAAGCAGGCAAAAAAGGGTATCCGGTTTCTTATTTTTATTGATGAATTTGAAAAACTGTCTGCAATGGGTTTTGCTGATGATTCGTTTTTTTCAAATTTGAGGTTTCTGGCAAATAAGCCTGATTTTCGGCTGGCATTTGTTACTGTATCCCAGAAACGATTGAAGGATTTGACTCATAAATCTGTTATATCTTCAGGATTTTGGAATATTTTTGGGGATGTTATCATTGGTCTGCTGGAAGATGATGCGTTGATTGACTTGCGGGTGAAAGGTTTTCAGGAAAGCGGGTTTGTTGTTGAAGAGCAGGATTTCAACATTATTGACTTTTATGGCGGAGCCTTTCCTTTTTTTAACCAGATTGTTTGCAGTCATATGTTTTTTGCAAAAGCTTCATGGGAAAAATTGAATGTGAATCAAATCAAGTTTGAACTGAACTATCATTATAAAGATTTGTGGGAAAAAAGAACCAGGGATGAGCAGAAGGTTTTGAAAAAGCTGGTTGATGAAGAAAAAGCTGATGAGTATTTGCTGACTGAATTGCAGGTTCGGGGGCTGCTGAAACAGACCGGTGAATATTATTATCCGTTTTCAAAGTTTTTTTCTTACTTGATTGAAAAGGTGTTTAAGGAAAAGCCGGGAGTAACACCTGATGATGTAATAAACGGGTTAAAGAAGTTTCAGGAGGGAAACGGGGTTGCAATCAAGATATTTAAGGATGGCAAAGAATTTTTTTCAGGCGAAGATAAAAAGAAAGAGGATAAAAAGTGA
- a CDS encoding ATP-binding protein, giving the protein MICILSQANKLGPRLFWQAVFQPSKAYDFVNEKNGTEYIFLLTFIVIGLLFEGILAVPHYYLYHNLLQSIAFAGAFALAFAGAVFILLGAWLGTILPPFFISLIIILGSICLILAIFDEKIKLLSENGWSFIIGWLLFYVGGGSVIPYIYSYEMLIFPISFFVAYFFISSLDFINRNNKFKTNFEKKDVKKDDLTHQKFSNVQKATILWCPLLAVLISLLLFLNIKPDLHTKIIITSIGLGIMPVLILHVPDYFLCLPVWFFQTRKAAKHFENKQELIRIYENSLLFKHEMLYFQLPGLHKFISLFAKNKELGIQEAVKRIDHLYWFTFQQKQAQKAIIELGRDKETAHQYIHYLLEQGNLPLLKTLAGKNKLAELYLILFNETGKVEKHRKPYDISLLMSKGISFFRRQLENNREKLPETLEEKIDHVCREIEKHNEHRFNKEFIQTLKTARSLLISSAIKEFYEAFSILEQINNFPEEIKYFQHIQSLIPQFNKINETLNNIKNIERFETRRSILQDQQKSFIELSQTAANTFYEPFATLWKESLKHFAEIIGKEIIAQQGAAILSIELKNNEILASKEERHLYFIISNKGQEYASGVSFTIQADSPAVLFCGDTTADVQIIESGAEKEISFAIIASKPEKTNIRGTIIFSDRAKDNKSIPFSFPVTIYEETTEFREISNPYVAGKALDQDTKIYVGREDAYNFIDKNIMAGDEHHTIVCYGLRRTGKSSLLYRVINQGFTDKRLVPVLFDMQGIDDEADFYLSLTEAINENLESESEYEARNFGDFKRYLKKIKPDLSDKIIVLLVDEFEELQMRVEDKRVSRTVFSNIRHLMQHEKNFIFLFAGTHKIEEMSADYWSIFFNTATYLKINYLSFEDTEKLVRKPVNGQLTYDNLAVEQIIKMTHGQPYLTQLICRTLVNDLNENKKRNYAVIDDVDDAVEKIIRQGDDHFSTHIWKEANLLERLVLSAAAEELTQKQLDFIGIDGIFSKIELFTKQFSRKECVDTLAKLVSKDIRVVPK; this is encoded by the coding sequence GTGATTTGCATTTTATCCCAGGCAAATAAACTCGGCCCGCGCCTTTTTTGGCAGGCTGTTTTTCAGCCTTCAAAGGCTTATGATTTTGTAAATGAAAAAAATGGCACCGAATATATTTTTCTCTTGACATTTATTGTTATAGGGCTTTTGTTTGAGGGGATTCTGGCTGTTCCTCATTATTATCTTTATCATAATCTTTTGCAAAGTATCGCATTCGCAGGCGCATTCGCATTGGCATTCGCAGGCGCAGTTTTTATTTTATTAGGGGCATGGTTAGGAACTATACTGCCTCCTTTTTTTATATCTTTAATTATAATTTTAGGTTCTATTTGTTTGATTTTAGCTATTTTTGATGAAAAAATCAAACTTCTTAGTGAGAATGGTTGGTCATTTATTATTGGCTGGTTATTATTTTACGTTGGCGGGGGGAGTGTGATTCCTTACATTTATTCTTATGAAATGCTTATTTTCCCCATATCATTTTTTGTTGCATATTTTTTTATTTCTAGTCTTGATTTTATTAATAGAAATAATAAATTTAAAACTAATTTTGAAAAAAAGGATGTAAAAAAGGACGATCTTACCCATCAAAAATTCAGCAATGTTCAAAAAGCCACTATTCTATGGTGTCCTTTACTTGCTGTTTTAATTTCTTTACTGCTTTTTTTAAATATCAAACCTGATTTGCACACCAAAATAATCATAACGTCCATTGGCTTAGGAATAATGCCTGTTTTAATTCTTCATGTTCCTGACTACTTTCTCTGCCTGCCTGTATGGTTTTTTCAAACACGAAAAGCTGCCAAACACTTTGAAAATAAACAGGAATTAATCCGAATTTATGAAAATTCGCTGCTGTTCAAACATGAAATGCTATATTTTCAATTACCCGGACTTCATAAATTCATATCTCTTTTTGCAAAAAACAAAGAACTTGGCATACAGGAAGCTGTTAAACGAATAGATCATTTATACTGGTTTACCTTTCAGCAGAAGCAGGCTCAAAAAGCCATTATTGAACTTGGCAGGGATAAGGAAACAGCGCACCAGTATATTCATTATTTGCTGGAACAGGGAAACCTGCCACTTTTAAAAACCCTTGCTGGGAAAAATAAATTAGCAGAATTATATTTAATCCTGTTTAATGAAACAGGGAAAGTTGAAAAACATAGAAAGCCTTATGATATATCCCTGCTTATGAGCAAAGGTATTTCATTTTTCCGAAGGCAGTTGGAAAATAACCGGGAAAAACTGCCTGAAACATTAGAGGAAAAAATTGACCATGTTTGCCGGGAAATTGAAAAACATAATGAACACAGATTTAATAAAGAATTTATCCAAACCCTGAAAACTGCCCGGTCATTGCTTATCTCCTCAGCAATCAAAGAATTTTATGAGGCATTTTCAATTCTGGAACAAATAAACAATTTCCCCGAAGAAATAAAATATTTTCAACACATTCAATCCCTGATTCCCCAATTCAATAAAATAAATGAAACACTAAACAACATAAAAAATATTGAACGATTTGAAACCCGGCGCTCCATTCTGCAAGATCAGCAAAAGAGTTTTATTGAATTATCACAAACTGCTGCAAACACCTTTTATGAACCTTTTGCAACCCTGTGGAAAGAATCCCTGAAACACTTTGCAGAAATTATTGGAAAAGAAATTATTGCACAGCAGGGTGCAGCAATTCTTTCCATTGAACTGAAAAACAATGAAATCCTTGCATCCAAAGAAGAACGCCATCTATATTTTATTATCAGCAACAAAGGCCAGGAATATGCTTCAGGTGTATCTTTCACTATTCAGGCTGACAGCCCTGCTGTTTTATTCTGCGGTGATACAACAGCAGATGTTCAGATCATTGAATCAGGTGCAGAAAAAGAAATCTCCTTTGCCATAATTGCCAGTAAACCGGAAAAAACAAATATCAGGGGAACAATCATATTTTCAGACAGGGCAAAAGACAATAAAAGCATTCCCTTTTCTTTTCCTGTTACAATTTACGAGGAAACCACAGAATTCAGGGAAATTTCAAACCCGTATGTTGCCGGAAAAGCACTTGACCAGGATACAAAAATCTATGTGGGCAGGGAAGATGCCTATAACTTCATTGATAAAAACATAATGGCCGGGGATGAACACCACACAATTGTCTGCTACGGCCTTCGCAGAACCGGGAAAAGTTCTCTGCTGTATAGAGTAATAAATCAAGGTTTTACCGATAAACGCCTTGTCCCTGTCCTGTTTGACATGCAGGGCATTGATGATGAAGCGGACTTTTATCTTTCTTTGACCGAAGCCATAAATGAAAATCTGGAATCTGAATCAGAATATGAAGCCCGGAACTTTGGTGATTTCAAAAGATACTTGAAAAAAATCAAACCCGACTTGTCAGATAAAATCATTGTCCTCCTGGTTGATGAATTTGAAGAACTTCAAATGAGGGTGGAAGATAAACGTGTATCCAGAACAGTATTCAGCAATATCCGCCACCTGATGCAGCATGAAAAAAATTTTATTTTCCTGTTTGCAGGAACTCATAAAATAGAAGAAATGAGCGCAGATTACTGGTCTATTTTTTTTAACACTGCAACCTATCTGAAAATAAACTACCTCTCTTTTGAAGACACGGAAAAACTGGTCAGGAAACCGGTCAACGGGCAGTTGACCTATGACAACCTTGCAGTTGAACAGATAATAAAAATGACCCACGGCCAGCCCTACCTAACCCAGCTTATCTGCCGTACACTTGTTAATGATTTGAATGAAAACAAAAAACGCAATTATGCGGTTATAGATGATGTTGACGATGCTGTGGAGAAAATAATCAGGCAGGGGGATGACCATTTTTCCACACATATCTGGAAAGAAGCAAACCTGCTGGAACGCCTTGTACTGAGCGCAGCAGCAGAAGAACTGACTCAGAAACAGCTTGATTTTATCGGCATTGACGGAATTTTCAGTAAAATCGAACTCTTCACAAAACAATTTTCAAGAAAAGAATGTGTAGATACCCTGGCAAAACTTGTTTCCAAAGATATTAGAGTTGTTCCCAAATAA
- a CDS encoding HigA family addiction module antitoxin: protein MEIKKMIRVPTRTPTHPGEMLMEEFLVPMKITQQDLAQEIHVPYQSINEIVNKQRGITPSTALRLGKFFGVSADFWMNLQLRWDLYHVKKDEADELKSIKPYQIPQNTAHPI, encoded by the coding sequence TTGGAGATAAAAAAAATGATTCGAGTACCTACCCGAACACCTACTCATCCTGGTGAAATGCTAATGGAAGAATTTTTGGTTCCCATGAAAATTACTCAGCAGGATTTGGCTCAAGAGATACATGTACCCTATCAGAGTATTAATGAAATTGTAAACAAACAAAGGGGAATAACTCCAAGTACTGCATTACGTCTTGGAAAATTCTTCGGTGTTTCTGCGGATTTCTGGATGAACCTCCAGCTTCGCTGGGATTTATATCATGTAAAAAAAGATGAAGCTGATGAATTAAAGTCAATCAAGCCATATCAAATACCGCAAAACACAGCTCATCCAATATAA
- a CDS encoding YcaO-like family protein encodes MTKIILNEAVKKDTFDQDKIISPGETVRRFKDKLKNIDMDILEETVRIDNGRLDIPVYFSNCGSDAQAVIGNKKQMGKGGTPQQAEASAVMELAERFSFFSFYQNPDNFIQDQYKNIRNQAIDFDQIIQSVHDTSQDTDQAAKIFENLDLRWAQGYNLTKNKEVLIPFDWFFTINQFNGACAGNCNEEALSQGICEVVERHVSSLVSQNNLDVPLIDPESVTDPLCLEMLEKYKKAGIKLWISDFTLNTGIPTIGVLAYDPSTFPHKSEIVWTAGTTPNPQKALSRALSETAQLGGDFNSGSNYVASGLPKFSDIKQAEFITSAGRKNPITSLPDLSDNNIKTEVQNLISILAQKNMDVFAVNTTHPVLEIPCFYIIIPGAHFRERAENSSAGMFCTKLIKENNPAGLAILELKKAEKLLPDKYYIQFYLGTSYLDLNDPDTALEHLKKALELDPAPQDIPSIYSYMGVCLRDLEKYQEALDLLEKGISMDSERTDIHNLMGFCYFKLKEHEKAIECFQDVLKINPGSAIDYANIASNYREMGWTEKAIAYYEMALGIDGSIDFARDSLERLKKKR; translated from the coding sequence ATGACTAAAATAATATTAAATGAAGCTGTTAAAAAGGACACCTTTGACCAGGATAAAATTATTTCACCAGGAGAAACGGTCAGACGTTTTAAAGATAAATTAAAAAATATAGATATGGATATATTGGAGGAAACTGTCAGGATTGATAACGGCCGTCTTGATATTCCTGTTTACTTCAGCAATTGCGGATCTGATGCACAGGCTGTTATTGGCAATAAAAAACAAATGGGCAAAGGCGGAACCCCCCAGCAGGCTGAAGCAAGTGCTGTTATGGAACTGGCAGAGCGTTTCAGTTTTTTCAGTTTTTATCAAAATCCTGATAATTTTATACAAGACCAATATAAAAACATCAGGAACCAGGCCATTGATTTTGATCAGATCATTCAATCTGTTCATGATACTTCTCAGGATACAGACCAGGCAGCAAAAATATTTGAAAATCTTGATCTCAGATGGGCACAAGGGTATAATCTTACAAAAAATAAAGAGGTTTTAATACCTTTTGACTGGTTTTTTACCATAAATCAATTCAATGGAGCATGTGCAGGAAACTGTAATGAAGAAGCCCTGAGCCAGGGTATTTGTGAGGTTGTGGAGCGCCATGTATCTTCTTTGGTAAGTCAGAATAATCTGGATGTTCCCTTAATTGATCCTGAATCTGTTACCGACCCTCTCTGCCTGGAAATGCTTGAAAAATATAAAAAAGCAGGTATTAAGCTGTGGATCTCAGATTTTACGCTTAATACCGGCATCCCTACAATCGGTGTCCTGGCCTATGATCCTTCAACCTTTCCCCATAAAAGCGAGATTGTATGGACAGCAGGAACAACCCCAAATCCCCAGAAAGCTTTAAGCCGTGCCCTGAGTGAAACAGCCCAGCTGGGAGGTGATTTTAACTCAGGATCAAATTATGTTGCCAGCGGACTTCCCAAGTTTTCAGATATTAAGCAGGCTGAATTTATAACCAGTGCCGGCAGAAAAAATCCCATAACATCACTTCCTGATCTTTCTGACAATAATATAAAAACAGAGGTTCAAAACCTTATTTCTATTCTTGCACAAAAAAATATGGATGTTTTTGCAGTTAATACAACACATCCTGTTCTTGAAATTCCCTGTTTTTATATAATAATACCAGGAGCGCATTTCAGGGAAAGAGCTGAAAACAGCAGTGCAGGAATGTTTTGTACAAAATTGATAAAAGAAAACAATCCTGCCGGACTTGCCATTCTTGAGCTTAAAAAAGCTGAAAAACTGCTTCCAGATAAATACTATATCCAATTTTATCTTGGCACATCCTATCTTGACTTGAATGACCCGGACACAGCTTTGGAACATCTTAAAAAAGCACTTGAGCTTGATCCTGCCCCCCAGGATATTCCAAGTATTTATTCCTATATGGGAGTATGTCTAAGGGATTTGGAAAAATATCAGGAAGCTTTGGATTTGCTGGAAAAAGGAATAAGCATGGATTCCGAAAGAACTGATATTCACAATCTAATGGGCTTTTGCTATTTTAAACTCAAAGAGCATGAAAAAGCCATTGAATGCTTTCAAGATGTGCTTAAGATAAATCCGGGTTCGGCAATTGATTATGCAAACATTGCATCTAATTACAGGGAAATGGGCTGGACAGAAAAAGCCATAGCTTATTATGAAATGGCCCTTGGTATTGATGGGTCTATTGATTTTGCCAGGGATAGTCTGGAGAGGTTGAAGAAAAAACGGTAG
- the hisB gene encoding imidazoleglycerol-phosphate dehydratase HisB, producing METRHAEIERNTSETRIHIKINIDGSGIHKISTGIPFFDHMLTLFTVHGFMDLSVKAHGDIDVDFHHTVEDVGLVLGECVDKALGNRKGIKRYGYAVTPMDEALAEIAIDLSKRPFLVYNVPHTGFGGGSFDVYLAKEFFRSFSNKAGMNLHINVDYGENEHHIIESIFKSTGRALDQAVTLDPRIIGVCSTKGIL from the coding sequence ATGGAAACAAGACACGCGGAAATAGAACGCAATACATCGGAAACCAGGATACATATCAAAATCAACATAGACGGTTCAGGCATTCATAAGATTTCAACCGGAATTCCTTTTTTTGATCATATGCTGACCCTTTTTACTGTTCATGGTTTTATGGATTTGTCTGTTAAAGCTCATGGTGATATAGATGTGGATTTTCATCATACAGTAGAAGATGTGGGGCTTGTTTTGGGAGAATGTGTTGATAAGGCATTAGGAAACAGGAAAGGCATCAAACGTTATGGCTATGCTGTAACCCCTATGGATGAAGCTCTTGCAGAGATTGCCATTGACCTTTCAAAACGCCCTTTTCTTGTTTATAACGTACCCCATACAGGCTTTGGAGGGGGCAGTTTTGATGTTTATCTTGCTAAGGAGTTTTTCAGATCATTCTCAAATAAAGCCGGGATGAATCTGCATATTAATGTTGATTATGGTGAAAATGAACACCATATTATTGAATCAATTTTTAAATCTACAGGACGGGCACTGGATCAGGCTGTTACCCTTGATCCAAGAATAATCGGTGTCTGTTCAACAAAAGGAATTTTATAG
- the hisA gene encoding 1-(5-phosphoribosyl)-5-[(5-phosphoribosylamino)methylideneamino]imidazole-4-carboxamide isomerase, protein MIIIPAIDIKNGKCVRLLQGRMDAETVFSLDPSAMAERWADEGAEIIHIVDLDGAVEKQPKNLDAIKKIISAVNIPVQVGGGIRDHQTIEKYIDLGIKKVIIGTEAIKNPGMVKDACKQFPGCIVVGIDAREGMAAIEGWTQTTKTSAIDLAREFEDCGVAAINFTDIHRDGMQTGPNIEETRKLAQAVSIPVVASGGVSTLEDIYNLLPLEPEGVVGVITGKALYSGTLDLRQAISAARKF, encoded by the coding sequence ATGATTATTATACCTGCAATTGATATAAAAAACGGCAAATGTGTCAGACTTCTTCAGGGCAGAATGGATGCAGAAACAGTATTTTCCCTTGATCCCTCAGCAATGGCTGAAAGGTGGGCTGATGAAGGTGCTGAAATTATTCATATAGTTGATCTTGATGGAGCAGTTGAAAAACAGCCCAAAAACCTTGATGCCATAAAAAAGATTATCTCTGCTGTTAATATACCTGTCCAGGTCGGCGGGGGCATAAGAGATCACCAGACAATAGAAAAATACATAGACCTGGGAATAAAAAAGGTAATTATAGGCACAGAGGCAATTAAAAATCCAGGCATGGTAAAAGATGCGTGCAAACAATTTCCAGGCTGTATTGTTGTGGGCATTGATGCCCGTGAGGGCATGGCTGCCATTGAAGGATGGACACAAACAACTAAAACCAGTGCCATTGATCTTGCCCGTGAATTTGAAGACTGCGGGGTTGCAGCTATCAATTTTACAGATATTCACAGAGACGGAATGCAGACAGGGCCGAATATTGAAGAAACCCGAAAACTTGCTCAAGCTGTTTCCATTCCAGTTGTTGCTTCAGGCGGTGTTTCAACACTTGAGGATATATATAATCTCTTACCCCTTGAACCAGAAGGGGTTGTAGGCGTGATTACCGGCAAAGCCTTATACAGCGGAACTTTAGACCTTAGACAGGCCATATCAGCAGCTAGAAAATTTTAA
- the dnaG gene encoding DNA primase, whose protein sequence is MVNFIPENIISSIQTAANIVDIVSEVVMMKKAGKDFQGLCPFHSEKTPSFTVSPSKQIFYCFGCGAGGNVFHFLMKYQGISFPEAAAKLAQRYGIQISDQAMSYEQKQRMYEREQLIRINKEAGQFFYNELTQNKVHTEASSYLNHRGINQEIIDKFLIGFAPQGWDNLLRYLSNKGFSPAIIHKAGLIIPRTNSTGYYDRFRNRIIFPIINIQGQITGFGGRVLDNSLPKYLNSPETPVFNKSRTLYGINTARQKSRETGIVYMTEGYFDVISLYSHGIENTVATLGTSLTDEHVRLLKGMVRQVILVFDSDQAGVRAAARSIEIFCKQNMDIKVLILPEGHDPDSFIREFNSDKFKKKSENAKHAMSFLTDEAVKKHGMSVEARLRIIEDMKNPLTSINDPVARSLYIRELAERLGVDEAMLLQRIGHSNFAPPFAPPPLPQVPERKIFYSKQTRMEKKLISMMLQFQEILPEIKKRNLLNYFEDPLLKSLGLIILSKFKGRAGEKISDIINFIEDKEMQSIAASLAMETEEWNLEGCLSLLIQFESGQKRRTDNLLNQIETAQRENNQSLLFELLRQKQEQARERQSTT, encoded by the coding sequence TTGGTAAATTTTATTCCTGAAAATATTATATCCAGTATTCAGACAGCAGCAAATATTGTGGATATTGTATCTGAGGTTGTTATGATGAAAAAAGCAGGCAAAGATTTCCAGGGACTCTGCCCCTTTCATTCAGAAAAAACACCTTCTTTTACAGTCAGTCCTTCAAAACAGATATTTTACTGCTTTGGCTGCGGTGCAGGAGGTAATGTTTTTCATTTTCTTATGAAATACCAGGGAATATCATTTCCTGAAGCAGCAGCAAAACTGGCACAGCGTTATGGCATTCAAATTTCGGATCAAGCCATGTCTTATGAGCAAAAACAAAGGATGTATGAAAGGGAGCAGCTTATAAGAATTAATAAAGAAGCCGGGCAATTTTTTTATAATGAACTTACACAAAATAAAGTTCACACAGAAGCATCTTCATATCTTAACCATAGAGGTATTAACCAGGAAATAATTGATAAATTCCTTATAGGATTTGCCCCCCAGGGATGGGATAATCTTTTAAGATATTTATCAAATAAAGGCTTTTCCCCTGCAATCATACACAAAGCAGGGCTTATAATCCCCAGAACAAACAGCACAGGATATTATGACCGTTTCAGAAACCGTATTATTTTTCCAATTATCAATATACAGGGACAGATAACAGGATTTGGCGGAAGGGTTTTGGATAACTCTCTGCCCAAATATCTTAACTCACCTGAAACCCCTGTGTTTAACAAAAGCAGGACTTTATACGGCATTAACACAGCACGGCAAAAAAGCAGGGAAACAGGTATTGTTTATATGACTGAAGGATATTTTGATGTAATATCTCTTTACAGTCATGGGATTGAAAATACTGTTGCAACCCTGGGAACATCACTGACTGACGAGCATGTGCGCCTTTTAAAAGGTATGGTAAGACAGGTAATCCTTGTTTTTGATTCAGACCAGGCCGGGGTTAGGGCAGCAGCAAGAAGCATAGAAATTTTCTGCAAGCAGAATATGGATATAAAAGTTCTTATACTTCCTGAAGGGCATGACCCTGATTCATTTATCCGTGAATTTAATTCTGACAAATTTAAAAAAAAGTCTGAAAATGCAAAACATGCCATGTCTTTTTTAACAGATGAAGCTGTAAAAAAACACGGGATGTCAGTTGAAGCAAGACTACGTATTATCGAAGACATGAAAAATCCCCTGACATCAATTAATGATCCTGTTGCAAGATCATTATATATACGGGAACTGGCAGAACGCTTAGGTGTTGACGAAGCAATGTTATTACAAAGAATCGGGCACAGCAACTTTGCTCCTCCCTTTGCTCCCCCTCCTCTGCCACAGGTTCCTGAAAGAAAAATATTTTACAGCAAACAAACCCGAATGGAAAAAAAACTTATCTCAATGATGCTTCAATTTCAGGAGATACTGCCTGAAATAAAAAAAAGAAATCTTTTGAATTATTTTGAAGATCCCCTTTTAAAATCCCTGGGACTGATTATTTTATCAAAATTTAAAGGCCGTGCAGGTGAAAAAATATCTGATATAATAAATTTTATTGAAGACAAAGAGATGCAAAGCATTGCTGCTTCTCTGGCTATGGAAACAGAAGAATGGAATCTTGAAGGGTGTTTGAGTCTGCTGATACAATTTGAGTCTGGCCAAAAACGCCGGACAGACAACTTGTTAAATCAAATTGAGACAGCACAAAGGGAAAACAACCAGTCCCTGCTTTTTGAATTACTCAGGCAAAAGCAGGAACAGGCCAGAGAAAGACAGTCAACAACCTGA
- a CDS encoding RNA polymerase sigma factor region1.1 domain-containing protein, which translates to MVENSAEKSNNGEKAGKAVLRELIVKGKKQGFLTFDELNSVLPDEALSPERMDETLILFDELNIEVIDEQKVTPAKKAKKIEKGDLVKLRLLLILVL; encoded by the coding sequence ATGGTAGAAAACTCTGCTGAAAAAAGCAATAATGGAGAAAAAGCCGGTAAGGCTGTTTTAAGAGAATTGATTGTAAAAGGTAAAAAACAGGGCTTTTTAACCTTTGATGAACTAAACAGTGTGCTTCCGGACGAGGCTTTGTCTCCGGAAAGAATGGATGAAACCCTGATTCTTTTTGATGAACTTAATATTGAAGTCATTGATGAACAGAAGGTTACTCCTGCAAAAAAAGCAAAAAAGATAGAAAAAGGAGACTTAGTGAAATTGCGTCTGTTGCTGATTTTGGTACTGTAA